In Diabrotica undecimpunctata isolate CICGRU chromosome 9, icDiaUnde3, whole genome shotgun sequence, the DNA window GCCAAAATATAAATGTATCATTTTCGTTGTTCATTGTCATAATATACTCTATTTTTCTCCCACTTTAgctcaattttcttgttttctatCCCTATTACATACCTTTTTCTGTTCCAAATCTCGCCAGTTGATGCTGCTGAAGAAGGGATGAGCCATAATCTGCTTGGCATCTTCAGGTCCTCCTCCTAATCTCTTTGTGGGGTCCTTCACAAGCAATCCAGCAAGTAACTCCTTGGCTTCGGTGCTCAAATTCTTCGGGAACTTGACTTCTTCCATCAGTATGAGAGTAAATAGGACATCATGGTCACGGTTGTAGAAGGGCAATCTGCCACACATCtggaaaataatataaatatatttatttctgatttttgtAAAACAGGATGGATCATAATGAAGTATTCTCTTATTATGTTGGACACTTATGATTATATTATTGGTCTACGTAAATATTGAGTGATATTTTGCCTACCATTTCATACATAACGACACCAATTCCCCACCAGTCAACAGCCCTGCCATAATCGTTGTCTTCTAGTACTTCAGGGGCTAAATATTCCGGGGTACCACAGAAAGTCTTTGTAGTTCTTCCATAAGTTATATCTTCTTTGCATAGTCCAAAGTCTGCTATTTTAATATGACCATCTTTGTCAAGAAGCAAATTTTCCAATTTGAGGTCTCTGTAATGAACCAAAAAATCACAGTAAATGTTTAACTATAGTTTGATGATATATTTACCTGTAAATTATGCCTTGTGAGTGGAGATAGGCTAAGGCAGATATTATTTCAGCACCATAAAAACGAGTTCTATCTTCAGAAAATACCCGTTCTCTAGACAAGTGAAAGAAAAGTTCCCCTCCATTGACATATTCCATTACAAAGCACAAACGGTCATTGGTTTGAAAAGAATATTTTAATgactgaaaaaaaaagaagaatatgtaacattaaagtaataataaataataatataatacttaCAGTCAAAAACGGATGATGAGTAGTTCTTAGAACACGATTTTCAGTTTGAGTATGAGCCACCTCATCCTTTTGAATGATCACTTCCTTTTTGAGAATCTTAATAGCATACAACCTGCCAGTTGCCTTTTCTCTACACAAAATAACCTTACCGAAAGTACCTTTCCCCAGCACCTTGATAAACTCAAAGCTCTCAAGAGTTACTTTTCGTTTTCCAGTTGATTTAGAAATTGAAGTACCTTGGAGAGAGAATTTCTCACATAGATCCTCCATAGTGCCAGTTTCGCTGTTGGCTGGATTCATTTCTACATCTTCACAATCTGATATCTTTTCAGATACCATTTTTATGGCAGCTACCCATTCTTCTCtacaatttaaaaagaaaacatGATAAGACACAAGTTTTAtggttcattttaattaaaaacagaTACATTATTGCAGCagatgattattattattataatatagcGAAATACCTCACGAGAAAGTTTGACATTGGAAATTTTAAAGTACAGCTAGGACCTAGACATGTTTGATCAATTTTAAGATGCTATAGTGAAATTGCTTCAAAAATTCTtataaaacacataaaaaagttaTACCTGAACAAAAAAAGGTGAAATAAGGGGTGTGCATTATGCTAATAATAATTGGAAAACTATTCTACCACCTAAAAAAGATCTCACCTTTCTTGTTCACTTTCAACACAGAACATCCTCTCAATGACTGTGGTCCACTGCAATCCCCTTATGATAAATGTAAAAGGTTTTGGTCTGTCAATGGACATGATCTGGCAACCTTTTACAGTAAAATTGTTTAATGGTTCGACATGGTAGTAGTCTTCTAGTTTACTTTTAAAACCAACCAATGCTCCATAATTGAGCAGGATGAAATACctacaaataaataatatagCTGTAGAAaccatatattttacaaagaaatatataataCCTTGGTCTCCAGTTTTTCCAGTGCTCTCCTCTTTTTTGCAACCATCCTTCCTTCACAATAAGATCCTTGTTTATGGTTAAAGGTCCTGTGGGACCTCCTACTGAAGAGGCTTCATTCATATTCTGAAAAAGtgtaaaactaataatgcagtGACCTCTATAAAGTGTTCAAAAGATACTTGAAACAAAAACataattcaagaagtttttaaaacattttccaaaTCTCTTCTCTTAatgcttataaaatatttttgttggcTTATCACCCAGAATTGCGTCTTTATTACCTTGTTTATTGATCATTATTGTTGTATCTATATTTATTACTATCTTTGTTTTATCATTCTGAACGATGTCCACagagatgaaatttatatcaatgaattctgGCACTAAAGACTGCCTTAAGATCCCTAAATAGGAAATCAAAACAGCAGAAATGTGTACCCTACTTTATGTTTTGTATCATTACAAAcaaattttttcttttaacttCTGGCATTTATTCTGTCCAAACTAAGAGAGAAGTTacaaaaaatgaatttgaaaGGCTTATTTGGCAATTTTTTTTACTCAAAACCAAGATTATACATTAATAACGAAAATGGTTTGGAcaattttccacaaaatttagTTGAAGCTATTTTTTTATCTCAATAATGCTCATTGACTTGCTCAGTGCCTACTGGTTATTTCCAGTGAACTAATCTTGTAGGGGTAATGCCATATGTTGACTGTTTTGCaacatagttttatttttttggatATAACTTGccttaaacaaatattttacagTTATAATGTTCAAGCCCTCAAAAAAAGGCCATTTTCAAAGGGTTAACGTGTTAGATTTCAAGTTCTACAATAATAACATAACGTTGTTCACCTACCTCAACGACTATTAAATACCAAAATGCTACTAGTCCATACAGTTCATACTTTTATCAAACACGTTTAAATACCAAAAttcattaatttcaatattttttagattcatcaaaatacaaaatacaaaatacgCATGAATGGGAATGAGAGTAGGATATTCACTTTTTGCTTAATGCTTTGACTTTGACAACTGACAGTTGATTAATTGTGGTCGTTATCTTAGCTGACGACCAATAATGACGTAATTAGATATTTTTGTTGACGTAAAACCAATTATTGACGTCTTTTAAACACAATCAAATGATGCATACAATGTATTTAATTACTAAGATAATTATAGAAACCATTTATGTCCAAGAGCTTTATTCTTGTTAACAGGAACCAAcataaaattcttaaaaatatcCGATAGGACAGCGGCGTACACTAACGTTAAATAATTTGGTCGATTTATTTTAAAGTTACCTAACATTTTATAAAACTACATTGCAGTataatccttttaaatttttgtaccaattatatgttttattttgtaaattatttatttagtttttaaattttcaatttctaactGTCATGTCAgacgtctgtcatttttgactccTTCATTTTAGTTGCAAAATAACCAATAACCTATGTCTATTTGTATGTGTAGCATTGATTGTTATAAAAATTAAGTCTATTAGTTAAGCTTAATTTAGCTTAATATTTGTGTGTTTAGATAATAACTACTTAGGCATACTCCAGGATATATGAAAAATGGCCACTTCAAAGACAACAAATACATACAACAGACAGAATTGGGAAGATGCTGTAAGTTATAAGTGCAAAGATCTATCCGCAATATATTGATAAATTATTTGGTTTTAGGATTTTCCTGTATTATGCCAAACTTGTTTAGGTGATAACCCATATATTAGAATGGTAAGTTTGTATTTAATTTTAGGTGAAAGTAAAAGTAGACCTTGCTCTTGTTGTGGAAGCACACAAGTTACTATTTTCACCTCAAACTATGTCATAGGTTAAATATTATCGTGGAATAAATAAATTTCAGGTCAAATTATATTCTGGTGTTAAACATATAAATGCTAGAAAATTgcttaagtaaataaatatcagAAATACCTATGGATATATATTTTAGACAAAagaaaaatttggaaaggaaTGCAAGATTTGCTCGCGTCCATTCACAGTATTTCGTTGGTGCCCAGGTGCGAGAATGCGATTTAAGAAAACAGAAGTATGTCAGACATGTAGTAAACTTAAAAATGTGTGCCAGACTTGTTTGTTAGATTTAGAGTATGGTCTGCCTATTCAAGTGAGAGATGCTGCAGTAAAATTGAAGGATGACTTACCTAAGAGTGATGTCAATAAGGAATACTACATTCAGAACATGGAGAATGAGGTTTGTAGATAATTTGTTGGTTTCtttatatcaatattatttttgtttaatctaTATAGTTGGCAAGATCAGATCCAGACTCAATCAGTAGTAAACTGAGTGAACCAAATGATCTTCTAATGAGATTGGCTAGAACAGCTCCATATTATAAGAGAAATAGGCCACATGTGTGTTCTTTCTGGGTAAAAGGTGAGTGCAGAAGGGGAGAAGAGTGTCCCTATAGGCATGAAAAGCCCACAGATCCTGATGATCCATTAGCTGATCAAGTAAGTATACTTAAATGCAAATTTTAGTTACTTTCCTCAATTTTAAGCAATAAAAAATACAGATTGCTTAAatatgtggagaatatgtagttTTTAGTGTATATAAAGCAATTAAGACTTCTTTATTATCattttccttttctattttcTAATAAAAGATACTAAAAGAAACTTATAACACTAAAGAAActgatttattctttttatttgacatttttgTAGAACATCAAAGACCGATATTATGGAGTAAATGATCCAGTAGCTGAAAAACTATTGAAGCGAGCTGCTGCAATGCCAGCCCTTCCTTTACCAGATGACAAAACCATAACGACCCTGTATTTAGGAAATCTGGGACATTTAACGGAACAGGATATCAGGTAAATGTGTTGTAGAGTTACAGTTTTGATAACAACCACAGCAAAAATATCTTATATCACTCTGAATGTTTTGTTACAGAGATCATTTTTACCAATATGGTGAAGTTCGTTCCATTAGCCTAGTGCCAAAGCAGCAATGTGCCTTTGTACAGTTCACCACCAGGTCTGCAGCGGAAACAGCAGCTGAAAAAACCTTCAATAAACTGATTCTCGGTGGAAGAAGGATCACCATTAAATGGGGGCGGTCACAGGGTCGCACTGGAGCTTCTTCGATTGCACACCATGCTGAAAATTATGAACCTGTACCAGGATTACCTGGAGCGTTGCCAGAACTTAGCAATAACTTCTTTAATCTGGAACCAGGACATATTCCTTTACCTAATATGCCTCCTCCTTCATCTATCATGGTACCTCCACTGTTTGCTCCCCCTCCTATACCTCCATTTTTCTTCAATCCCCCACAGTTGCCGCCTTTTAGTGCACCTGCACCAAGTACTAGTACTAGCACCAGTGTTAGTGAGCCTGTAGTGGTGCCGAAACCGGTGCATTATCCCAGTCAGGATCCATCCAGGTTAGGAGCTACACAACAGATACAGGAATgaaataatattgatttaaattatgtaaaattattaattttgtaaACAGTTACAATTGTATGGTCTTTAATTGATTTATTAGCAAAGTTTTATTCAAATAAGAGCTGTAGTTTTCTTACTTTTCCCAAATTACACTTTATTTTATATAGTTCTGTAAATTTATCTCATAACCTGTCTGTTCCTGTTGTAACTCTCCTATGTGACAATTTAttgtaaatatcttttaaatatggTTAGATCAGGTCTCTATGACAAATTATTCATTATTGATGTCATTATGCAATTGTCTTCCAAAATCTACAAAAACTGAGCATTTCagaaagattttttgaaaaaactgGGAAGAAAGACTTATTTTTGTCTGCCATTGATTCTTTCTCAGATTTTAtacttttgtattatttatacAACCAGTAATACACataataatagaacaaaatactCCCTCAAAGTGATTttctattatatttattaatttggtttatttataaaatattattttaaatctttttgTACCTAAAGTTATTAAGTTGCTCCGGATTTatagctaatttatttatttattttactaataACCCGCCACAAGGTTGAATAGACACTTGCAACAGAATAGAATTAGATAAAGTAGAGGTTTCCTTTCAAATGTCGACAATGGCGGCGCGACTTTAGAGTTCTACTACTAAAATATTTCCGTGCATTCTGTGTATATTAACACAGAATGTCAGTTCATAAAAAGTAGAACGTTAGTATCAAATGTTTGCAATGGAGGCGCGACTTATAGTTAAAAATTCGACGACGAAATATTTTATTGCATTCTGTGTATGATTATCCAAATATCGATTATTAATTTGTGATATTCAAAGTAAATTGAGCTTTTTTATACTCTTGTTttacttgttttaaatttatatttagttGTTAAATGTGGCCAATTATTTTATGAGTGTTATAATTTAACCGGTGATTGGGTTGATTAGACATTGGTTTCCATAGACACAGGTAACTGTAGTTTCCGAATATAACTGAAGTCGAATCTACATAGGCGGgggtatttttaaatttatccaaCTTATATCGATTTGTTAGTTTGTTATACAAGCGCGACGATGAACGATGTCGATGACCGATGACCGGATGACCATTGCTCATTGCTTGTTTGCTTGGCTTGGCTTGACACTTGTTGACGTGTTCAATAGTTTAAATCCTGATCCTGATTCCTGGTACACTCCTGTGACTCCTGAGATCTTTAGGAATGAAACATCAGAATTTTGAAATTTGCCATATAGGCAAGATCAGGTACGATTTAAGTTAAGTTATTCATTAGTTGAAATATTGCCCTCTCGATGCTCCAATAAAAACAGTCATTATTGTTGTTTTTCAAATTAATACTtgcttttttatttaacaattctgtAGGAGGAGGAATTAACGAAGACGGTCCTTCACCTATTTCATATTCGTTAACATTAATTTCAAGAGATATTATAATATTACTAAGACTGTAACGACTGTCTTTACCTTGGAAATTTTCTAGTTTGCGTAAAAGAGGTTCCTCAATATGATTGATAACCCATTCCTTATTAGCAATAATTATTatagaaaaataacaaaatataaaatttgcttacccttacaatttcttaaatttaaaaataggtGAGGGTTTGAAGGTGGTACAAGTTGCCGGTTTCAGTCACTTAAAGGAAATTCTGTATGTAGTTGTAGTTACCACTATTTAAGTAATTCCAATAAATAAGGTTGTATGTGTTCTATTGTATATTTCAGGAGAAGTATTACGTTTCTTGTAATTCTATCAACACTGTTTGACCAAATCGAGTTTGCACTATTTTGCAATTAAGGATTTTAAACGTTTCTCCTTCAGGAAAATCTTGTAGTCTAATAGTTGTTTTCCTGCTTACAGAGCAGCTGGCATTGATTGCTAAAAGATCCAtactatataattaaaaatagtttactaGTTTACAATTTAACTAAGACtaaatattattgttattattattaaaaggattgttgaaataaatgtaaaataaaattttttttgcactACTTGCATTtagaaataacaaaagaaaaatatttttttcttataaataaaaattaaactaaagacttaatttctgtaataaaatagatttcaaaaatgactgaaatcaacagaaaataaaaatacatacctACAACATTTTAAAGAATCTATCAtgtaacttaaaataaaaatcaaattacATTGATATAAATTTTTCTCAGTACATACAAATACGAAACAATAAAGAAAAGTACTAAAGTAAAAATGTATATCTATCTATTAATAAATATACTacataaaatatatctataaacTTATTGCACTTACTGTAAATTGAAGTATTCAAAACCACTTGTTACAATTTGTTGAATGATGATAAAGCATGCTGggactttatttatttatactgcttttcttatcacatttttttttgtttcagaaatggAAGGTAACTATTTCACTACCCAATAAACTACTTTAGAGGTgtacaataaatttttattttactcaTTTTAGCAGCAATAAGAGCATTCTTGAGAAGAAATTTACCCAGTCATTTAAGGAGCCGCCCCTTAGGAGTCCTCTTTGGACAAGAAGAGGCTGCTCCAATATCTGCCCAATATATTGGGAAATTTTTAAGGTACCGGCTTTTTATAATAGAAGAAGAGCCGGTAGTGCCTTAAAGAGACAATTATAAGGGTCTTAAAGATTAGTAAGTTTATTTATTCGTAATTCTAAATTAATACTAATGTAATTCTTTTATTGCAGCTGGATGTTGATAAAAATAAATCTTAGAATGCTACTATGTCTTTTTTCCCCCCCTTGTCCTTTGTTTTGTATTCAGTTTATGGACCTATTTCCCTCGAAAACAAGTCAAGTCATATCAACTTTGTTTAATACCAGGTTAAaattcttaataataatttattcaaaaactATTGGTCTGcacattttaaagcaaatatgtaATTTTACAGTGCATATTTAATCAAAACTGATTATTAATATATACAAAAGTCTACTTTCATCAATAAAACAATTCTTTGTATACCTAAAGTGCCTGATTCTAAGAAAAACAGTATACTGACATACATACATTTtgtaagaataaaaataattagttttatttttttttaaacacacacacacacttgatTCACATTATCCAGAAATCTAGGAAAATATTTCATACAGAAAGAGCTTCCACGTCAATACCAAACATACCCCAGAACAGCCACATATATCATTTGTGATTCAAAATCAACTCTAATTTCCAGAAATTTGATTGAAACCTAAAAAGATCACTACCTGCCTCCAGAATAACCCCACAGGATCTTTTCGATACTCTACTAGTAGTAAACGCCTATATAACATTCATGATCCACAGTTTACCATTAAAGCTAAGCATTTTGATTTCATAACTCCTGATCAATCTTCCCAATGATGATCCACACAGACCCCTTTAAGACTATACAATCAAGGATTTTTTGCTCATACAATGATATTTCgctatatttttgattttaattccCCCTTATCTATCTATTAATGATGGTAACTTTATGAGTGGAACACTGGAAGAGGAAACATTGGAATTTGTTGAGCACTAGGGGCACTAAATCCATTTgccaattttataatttttctactATTACTATTGATTTTTTACATATGCCTAAAAATGTCATGAGAAGTATGtttgtttttcatctaatttttTAGTTTATGCAGTGGTGGATATCATTCTAATGTAAATTGTCGACATGACACAAATACCACTTTTGGTCCTTTAGATTTGTACTAATTTAAGTCCCCCTTTATAGGGCTGCAAAGCCCCTCCAAAATTATCAATCAAATTTATTTACCAAAAGGTATGAATTCTTTTCCATATTATGTTTTAGGAATCTACATCTTATGATGATGTAAGATGTGTTCTGCAGGGATCAATCAAAAAGAAGTTTTGTTTTGGCTTATTTAATTTTATGATTATAAGGTAAGgtgagttttattttttaatcacatacaatacaaaaaaattaaattctgaaaGTGAGGGCATTTTGCGTGGGTACCCTTTTAGATATTATTTGGTCAATAGTTCTATGCTTGACTACATTTTCTATCATCACTATTAAATATTTAACTAATATGTATATCctgtgttttatttttacatgttAATATTGAAACTCCAGCAATATTGCAAATAAGTACTGAAAGTTGTCTACATTTTGGCTAACTAGAAGATAGATTCTCATGAACtcgttttctattttatttattaaagtgctttatttatattcaaCTTTTGAGTTACTTCTTTTGATTGTAATAGTTGGGTTTATAAAATTGGGTTGAATAGATACTATTCTTATTTTCAAATGGCCCTCTATTTTCTGTAGCAATATTCATGTTTATTGTGTTGAGTAGACACAACTTTAAGTGTAAGGAAACCATTCACAGAACAGAAAATAATTGTTATTTCTTCTGTGCTAATGTCATTCATACTTGAGTTCCATGCTCTTTTAATGTCTTAGGTTGCGTGCGTTTTCATATATATAACTGACGTTTCCGAATATTACCGAAGTGGAATCTTCATAGGCGGAGATAAATTTAATCGAATAATAGTTCCAACTTCTACCGATTTGCTAAAAAAGCGCGACCATCGCTTGACAGTTGACAGGTACTCAAAATTTTATGATTGATGAGCGCAAAAATTGTGAatgtttacatacatttaaaattaggataCAGAACACTGATAATCGGTTGCAAGTCAAAAAGTGGtcacaaatatttttcattcaattaatagtaattaatttttgataaaaattttatttcgataattattttttaactaaaatatgctgcttatgacgtatatgcatgtttttttttatatagaattaaatgaaaacataaaataaatgttttattcacAATTTGAAGTGTCAattgtgtgagtttttaaagcatgcgtcgatagatattaaaaaatgtatgaGTACATTAAAAGGCGGTTTTTTAGAGGGAGAACATGTGAATAACAAGAGTAGACATATGTAAAATACAGTTAGTAAATtacttttaattgaaaaaaaaagaaggatATTACTTTTCATTTCATtactaaacattttttattaattgcagATAATGATAAAGCATTCAATTGTAGCAGAAATGTCCTGTCTTGGCCAAAAAACTggataaaattttacataaaatagaataaggtgctgttcataatttaaaaatcaaaactcTGTAAAACATTGTTTGTGTATAACATTTCcaatttattaataaaagtctGCAATAATTTGATGGTATTATTTTCCCTAATATACTAATCCTGGAAGAACATCAAAGATTTTAATCACTACACATTTGCTTAGACATACAGGAAAGAAGCCCCCCtcgtttcaataaaaataaatcttgAAATAATTTGGTAGTAAGTGAAAGCAGACTCCAAGTAATTATAACAACTTAATATCTCTGAAATCTCTAGTTCTAGGGCCCCCTAATAGATGGGGCCATTTAGATAAAATACAGGAGTTTTGCATTTTAGGTACTTAGTAAATTATCAAAACAGTGGGAAAACAAAGGGTGACGGGCTCTAAATTATTTTTGACAACAGTCGAACAGTGACAAGATTTGCTATTATAGTGTGTGTCTTTTTGGAAATAAAGATTTTTGAGAACTATTGTTTCTGTTCGATAAGAGAATAGAGAATTAGGGAACGAAGtcattactatttatttggaatTGGAAGGTGAGTCCAAGTTATGATCTTTAATTCTTCATCAGTTCTTGGTTCTCGTAAAGACAAAATATAGTAATTTAGATCCGCATCGACCGCAACCTCAGACTAGTAATAAACCAAAAACcatcttatttattttaataaatgaaaCCAGACCCTaagcacagtatattgcttataaagaatcagtaggttcactctgccgccagtcctttgttcttcatgttccatttttttcacgcGCATTACTTCCACGCGCAGATAAATTCCAGTTTTTGATACACTgctcaatataatttttaatacactgctcgaaaataaataggaaaaaagtGACTTGTGgcgaaataaaatttaattagattTTCGGAATAATGAATACTTTCCTAAATTTAGCGTTTTCGACAATTATCAATAGTTTCCCAAAATAATTATTACTGTTTGTCCTTCAAAATGTATTATGTTGAATCCATCAGTTTTGATTAAtcgaatattaattttttgtattcattagaaaatcacactgtattcactgttactggtgagaaatctcataaaacgaagagctaatgaggaaactaatttctatagatgaaaaaataataatacattcgaattataaattatattttgaaaatttgaattttacaataccagttataataaaaataggatTATAAAAACACAAGTAGCGAACTATGAATACAAGTTAGAATAGAATATATGTAGTTTCACAATCACaacttattaataacaaaataatgaaatgaaaaaagtCATATAGCCTAAAGATCCCAGtgtaggatcactacgttcataacgtagttagtcaaactcatatttttacgtacatTTAAAATTGGaagaatctatctatataaaaggctaggatgaAAAGTCACACTGTTTATTTagtaaggtaactacgccacctagaaaagaaatctgaactaccaacatctaccaaaattaaatgtaattaattAAAAGCTGTAAAAAGGCTGTTGAGGCAGAAAAAATACACTTTCGAcattggagcgtgtgatacgttaaatgaaagggcactacacagtatcttcaatattaatgaacgtatagcgacatacgagatatgatagggtactatgaataaaaatagatttaccataagacaaattttgattttttgacttaaagaaggcctcaggttcagtacaaaataaacaactgattgaatcctaacatgcgacatggcaaatgaaaggggaggatataatgaatatattcagatagaaaaaataaacaaggcgactattAAAAGGGCACTacgcagtatcttcaatattaatgaacgtataacgacatacgagatatgatagggtactatgaataaaaatagatttaccatatgacaaatttttattttttgacttaaagaaggcctcaggttaggtacaaaataaacaactgattgaatcctaacatgcgacatggcaaatgaaaggggaggatataacgaatatattcagatagaaaaaataaacaaggcgactattaaaagggcactacacagtaaattcaatattaatgaacgtataacgacatacgagatatgatagggtactatgaataaaaatagatttaccatatgACAAATTTGCCATTACAGCTTAGTAAGACCCATCTAGATTTTTGAAGTAACTTCATAAAACCAGCACATAAACAATTAAAACGTTAGACTCCAATTTCAAGCATTAAGCTTAGGAAGAGGCTGTATGAAATCTACCCAGACACATGCTCTATTAGCCAAAATAGATGAATTATTTCTAGAGTTTAGATTTAGACAGTTATCTACCAAATTCATGGCCAAAACTTACAATTTCCCACAAATATCCAacaattagttttaaaaatatatgcataGCTTCAATTCTATATGTCAATGATTCCGGAGTACTCGCAAATGTTTGTAACTTCTCCACAGGTGTgcctacaaaattacaaaaatgagTTCTCTCATTATTCACCTGAAAGAAAGAACATACCTTGAACTGGAATGTTTAATCTCACAAGATGAATAGAtggttttgcgtttttttttcaaCCTGCTTTTAAGCATTCCTGCAAAGGCAGGTTCCTCAAAATGTAAACTGCATATTCTAAAGTGATCATAACAATATTGAGCACTGTACATGGCAAGTT includes these proteins:
- the LOC140451522 gene encoding pre-mRNA-splicing factor RBM22-like, whose translation is MATSKTTNTYNRQNWEDADFPVLCQTCLGDNPYIRMTKEKFGKECKICSRPFTVFRWCPGARMRFKKTEVCQTCSKLKNVCQTCLLDLEYGLPIQVRDAAVKLKDDLPKSDVNKEYYIQNMENELARSDPDSISSKLSEPNDLLMRLARTAPYYKRNRPHVCSFWVKGECRRGEECPYRHEKPTDPDDPLADQNIKDRYYGVNDPVAEKLLKRAAAMPALPLPDDKTITTLYLGNLGHLTEQDIRDHFYQYGEVRSISLVPKQQCAFVQFTTRSAAETAAEKTFNKLILGGRRITIKWGRSQGRTGASSIAHHAENYEPVPGLPGALPELSNNFFNLEPGHIPLPNMPPPSSIMVPPLFAPPPIPPFFFNPPQLPPFSAPAPSTSTSTSVSEPVVVPKPVHYPSQDPSRLGATQQIQE
- the LOC140450044 gene encoding uncharacterized protein, which codes for MMNSAKTSVYYCCVCRKNSRDHNNLNLSFFRFPKDENRFAEWKKIVQCEKLAMYSAQYCYDHFRICSLHFEEPAFAGMLKSRLKKKRKTIYSSCEIKHSSSRHTCGEVTNICEYSGIIDI
- the Akt gene encoding RAC serine/threonine-protein kinase; the encoded protein is MNEASSVGGPTGPLTINKDLIVKEGWLQKRGEHWKNWRPRYFILLNYGALVGFKSKLEDYYHVEPLNNFTVKGCQIMSIDRPKPFTFIIRGLQWTTVIERMFCVESEQEREEWVAAIKMVSEKISDCEDVEMNPANSETGTMEDLCEKFSLQGTSISKSTGKRKVTLESFEFIKVLGKGTFGKVILCREKATGRLYAIKILKKEVIIQKDEVAHTQTENRVLRTTHHPFLTSLKYSFQTNDRLCFVMEYVNGGELFFHLSRERVFSEDRTRFYGAEIISALAYLHSQGIIYRDLKLENLLLDKDGHIKIADFGLCKEDITYGRTTKTFCGTPEYLAPEVLEDNDYGRAVDWWGIGVVMYEMMCGRLPFYNRDHDVLFTLILMEEVKFPKNLSTEAKELLAGLLVKDPTKRLGGGPEDAKQIMAHPFFSSINWRDLEQKKIPPPFKPQVTSDIDTRYFDSEFTGESVELTPPDTSRPLGSIQEEPYFPQFSFQDLSSTLGSSAYISGSMTSVAPMQ